In Arthrobacter ramosus, one DNA window encodes the following:
- a CDS encoding aquaporin, translating into MSVLTRRAVAEFAGTAFLVMAVVGSGVMASRLSPNDVGLQLLQNSIATGAALVALILALQPVSASFNPVVTLVERALGILDTSTALVLIAAQFAGGLAGTVLANLMFGLDAVTLSTHERAGGGLWLGEVIATIGLLLVIFGTIRSGRPDRVAFAVGGYIAAAYWFTSSTSFANPAVTVARTVTDTFAGIAPASAPAFILAQLLGGAVGFFLIRALYPSVPALPAPLPAPAPDRKVLS; encoded by the coding sequence GTGAGCGTTCTGACACGGCGGGCCGTGGCGGAGTTCGCCGGCACCGCCTTCCTGGTCATGGCCGTGGTGGGGTCCGGCGTCATGGCCTCGCGACTGTCCCCGAACGACGTCGGGCTGCAGCTCCTGCAGAACAGCATCGCCACCGGCGCCGCGCTCGTGGCGTTGATCCTCGCCCTGCAGCCGGTCTCGGCATCCTTCAACCCTGTGGTCACTTTGGTCGAGCGCGCCTTGGGGATCCTGGATACGTCCACGGCCTTGGTACTGATCGCCGCCCAGTTCGCCGGCGGCCTGGCGGGGACCGTGCTCGCCAACCTGATGTTCGGCCTCGACGCCGTGACGCTCTCCACGCATGAACGTGCCGGGGGAGGGCTGTGGCTCGGCGAAGTCATCGCTACCATCGGGCTGCTCCTGGTCATCTTCGGCACCATCCGCTCAGGGCGGCCTGACAGGGTTGCCTTTGCCGTCGGCGGGTACATCGCGGCAGCCTACTGGTTCACCAGCTCCACCAGCTTCGCGAACCCCGCGGTGACCGTGGCCCGGACCGTCACCGACACCTTCGCCGGCATCGCCCCGGCGTCGGCCCCGGCCTTCATCCTCGCCCAGTTGCTGGGCGGTGCCGTCGGGTTCTTCCTGATCCGAGCCCTCTACCCGAGCGTTCCCGCGCTGCCTGCGCCTTTGCCAGCTCCCGCACCCGATCGAAAGGTCCTCTCATGA
- a CDS encoding arsenate reductase ArsC — translation MSTETVKKPSVLFVCVHNAGRSQMAAAFLTTLGEGRIEVRSAGSEPAYKVNPAAVEAMAELGIDMSAEIPKILTTEAVKESDVVITMGCGDECPYFPGKRYEDWVLEDPAGQGLDAVRPIRDEIKSRIEGLIESLTPAG, via the coding sequence ATGAGCACTGAAACCGTCAAGAAACCCTCCGTTCTCTTCGTGTGTGTCCACAACGCCGGCCGTTCCCAGATGGCTGCCGCCTTCCTCACAACCCTCGGCGAGGGCCGGATCGAGGTCCGCTCCGCGGGTTCCGAGCCCGCATACAAGGTCAACCCGGCCGCCGTCGAAGCCATGGCCGAACTTGGAATCGACATGTCCGCCGAAATCCCCAAGATCCTCACCACCGAGGCCGTGAAGGAATCCGACGTCGTCATCACCATGGGCTGCGGCGACGAATGCCCGTACTTCCCGGGCAAGCGCTACGAGGATTGGGTCCTCGAAGACCCGGCCGGCCAGGGCCTGGACGCCGTCCGCCCCATCCGCGACGAGATCAAGAGCCGCATCGAAGGCCTGATCGAGTCCCTCACGCCCGCCGGGTAA
- a CDS encoding low molecular weight phosphatase family protein, translated as MNPESVESLAELGIDITAEHPKPVTDAVLDAVDVVVILGTEAKLEPHGTARFEIWETDEPSTRGIEGMERMRLVRDDIKARVQKLYAELLEN; from the coding sequence TTGAACCCGGAATCCGTAGAGTCCCTGGCCGAGCTTGGCATTGACATCACGGCTGAGCACCCCAAACCCGTCACTGACGCGGTGCTCGATGCCGTCGACGTCGTCGTTATCCTGGGCACCGAAGCCAAACTCGAACCCCACGGCACGGCCCGCTTCGAGATCTGGGAAACCGACGAACCCTCCACCCGCGGCATCGAAGGCATGGAACGCATGCGCCTGGTCCGCGACGACATCAAGGCCCGCGTCCAGAAGCTCTACGCCGAACTCCTCGAGAACTAG